The Haloprofundus salinisoli region CCGGAGGAACGCCGCTGCTTCGCCTTCCCCGACTCGACGAGTTCGCCGGCGTGCGTCTCCACCTGAAAGACGAGGGGTCGAACCCGACCGGGAGTTTCAAAGACAGAGGCAGCGCACTCGGCGTCGCGGCGGCGCTCGAATCAGGTGCCGATACCGTCGGCACCGTCTCGCACGGCAACATGGCGATGAGTACGGCCGCGAACGCCGCGAGCGCGGGTCTCGACTGCGTCGTGCTCGTCCCCGACGACATCCCCGAGTCGCGCATCGCGCTCATCTCGCAGTACGGACCGACGCTCCTTCGAGTGAGAGGGAACTACGCCGAGCTCTACGACCGGTCGCTCGAACTCGGCGCGGAACTCGGAATCCCGTTCTACAACTCCGACGTGCCGCTGCGCGTCGAGGGACAGAAGACGACGGCGCTCGAACTATGCGAGGCGTTCGCGCCCGAGGTTCCGGACGCGATTGTCCTCCCGGTCAGCAGCGGCGGCCACGCAAGCGGCGTCTGGAAAGCGCTTCGAGAACTGGAGGCGGTAGGTGCCATCGACCGAGTGCCGCGGCTGTACTTCGCGCAAGCCGCCGCGTGCGCGCCCATCGCCGAGGCGTTCGCCGCGGGCGACGAGGGAGTCTCACCCGTGGAGGGCGGCGAAACCGTCGCGTACTCCATCGCCAACGCCGACCCGCCGAGCGGGACCCGGGCGCTCACGGCCGCAAGAGAAACCAGCGGCGGTGTCGTCGCCGTTTCGGACGACGAGATACGCGCGGCGCGGCGGGCGATAGCCGAATCCGGCGGTCTGAGCGTCGAATCCGCGTCGGCGACGTCGCTCGCGGCGATTCGGCGGCTCGCGGCCGACGGCGAACTCGACGCCGACGACGACGTGGTCGCGGTGGCCACGGGGAGAGGGATTTCGGAGTCGCCGCCCGCCTCGGAGAAGGCGAGCGTCGACCGGGTTGGTATCGACGAGCTCGGAGAGAGGCTGGCGGCGCGCTGAGTTCCGGAGACGCCCTGCGAGCGCCCCGGAACCCTTTTGCGTCACACTGGCCTACCCGGAGGCAACTATGGGTATGGGCTCGGACATGTACCGGCAGCAGATTCTCGACCACTACAAGAACCCGCGCAACTACGGCGAGATGGAGGACCCGACGTTCTCACACGTGGGCGAGAACCCCTCCTGCGGGGACACCATCAAGGTCGACGTTCGCCTCGAAGACGACGGCGAGACCATCGAGTACGTCTCCTTCACCGGCGACGGCTGTGCCATCTCGCAGGCCAGCGCCAGTCTGCTCTCGGAGAAACTGCAGGGGAGGACGCTCGACGAACTGGCAGCGATGGACACCGACGACGTGACCGAGATGCTCGGCGTCGACATCAGTCCGATGCGAATCAAGTGCGCGGTGCTCGCGCGACAGGTCGCCCAGGACGGCGCAAAACTCCACGAAGGCGAACTCGACGACCTCGACAGAACCGTCACCGAGGAGTGAGGAACGAAGCGGCGTCGGGACTCGGTGACCGTACAGAACCGCTAGCAGGACTCTTCTCGCGGTTCTCTCTTTCAGCGCGGGACGACGATACGAACAGATACGTCGTCACAGCCCGTATCACTGTCATGGCACAACACCCCACACAGACATACGAATGCGCCGACTGCGGCCGACGGCTACGGACGAACGCGCCGCCGGGACACTGTTCGACGTGCGGCGGGGAGATGCTGAATCTCAGCATCACCCGGAACAGTTAGAGAGAGTTTTCGAGGACTATTCGGGCTTCAGGCCTTCGTTTTTGACGCGCATGACGGCTTCGCCGTCGGGGAGGTTCGGCGCGTCGACGAGGCGGACGATACGCTTGTCGCCCTTCGATTTGCGGAGGTACATCCGGAACGTCGACTTGTGGCCGAGGATGTTCCCACCGATGGGCTGGGTCGGGTCGCCGAAGAACGCGTCGGGGTTGGCGGACACCTGGTTCGTCACGATGATCACGCAGTTGTGGAGGTTGCCGACGCGGTCGATGTCGTGGAGGTGGCGGTTGAGCTTCTGCTGGCGGTCGGCGAGGTTCCCGCGGCCGACGTACTCGGCGCGGAAGTGCGCCGTCAGCGAGTCGACACAGAGGAGGCGAACCGGCCACTCCGTGTCAGTGTGTTCGCTGGCGAGTTCCTCGGCCTTCTCGGCCAGCAGCATCTGGTGGTTGGAGTTGAACGCCTTCGCGACGTGAATCTTGTCGAGGAAGTCGTCGATGAGTTCCTCCATCGCGTCGTCGTCGGCCGGAGTGCCCTCGATTTCGCGATCGTCCATCGTCGCCTGCAGCACGTCGTCGTCGAGGCCGCGCACCATGTCGTCGATTCGCTCGGGGCGGAACGTGTCTTCGGAGTCGACGAAGATACAGGAACCGCGGAGACCGCCCTGTTCCTTCGGGAGTTGGACGTTGACGGCCATCTGGTGCGTGATCTGCGATTTACCCGCACCGAACTCGCCGTACACCTCGGTGATAGACTGGGTTTCGAGTCCGCCGCCGAGGAGGTCGTCGGCTTCCGGAATCTGCCAGCTGAGTTTGCCGATGGTCTGACGGCGTTCGAGCACCGTCGAACCGGTCTCGAAGCCGCCGATGTCGGCGGCGTCGCGGGCGGCGAGGACTACGTCGTTGGCCGTGCTCTCGCCGATGTCGGCCTTCGAGCCGAGGTCGCTCGGACTCGCGACGGCGATGCTCTCGTACGTCCGGTAGCCGGCTTCCATGAGTTTGTCTGCGGTCGCGGGGCCGACGCCGGGGAGGTTTTCGAGGTCGTCATCTGCCATTGTACATCCGGCTTGCGCCCCACCGGATATAAAGCCTCGTTAACAGGGAAGTGAAAGTGAAAATGGAGGCGAGCGCGGGGTTCGTCGGGTAACGGCCGAGAACGTTCAAAAGCGAAGAGTTCGAGAGGCGCGCGTCAGTCCCAGGGGTGGCCGCCGCGTGAATCCGGCCACAGCGGGTACCAGTAGCGTTCGTCGTCCTCGATGCCGAGTTCGCCGTCAAGGACGGATTGCAGTTTGAACTCGACGCGCTGGTTACGCTCGTGGCCCGTCTGCGGGGCGAACGGGTAGTACGCGCCGCGGCGGAACGAGTAGATCCAGTACGCGTGGACGTTCTCGTCGGGTTTCTCGAAGCCGAACACCGCCGCGAGGAGACGAGAGCCGTAGCCGCGTTCGATGAACTCGTCGGCGGCGAAGTGGATACTCGTCACGAGGTCCTCGGGGTCGTTGTCCTCCAGCACTACCCACTGGTAGCCGTGGCTGTCTTCGTGGCGACGGAACGTCGTCCCCGTCTCCTCGCTGCCGGCGTGGAGGATGGCCTCGACTTCGTCGAGCGTCTCGGCGAAGTCCGTGCTATCGACCGACGAGAAACAGAGCGCCGCCGCGCCGACGTGGTCGTAGCCGAGATCAGCTTCCATCGTCAGGTACGCCGTCGACATCCCGAAGAGGTCCTCGGGGTCGGCCGCGCGCGTCGCGTCCGCCTCCGCGCGGAGTCCCAGCACGGAGCGAATCGAGTCGAACAGTCCCATGGCTACCCATCAGTGCTCCGCTGGTTAGGACGTTTCTGTCTGGCGGGCGATCCGACGGAGACGCCGTCGGGGTGACAGGAGACGGAAAACAGGACGTCTACCGCGAAGTTCGCTCAGAACCCTTCCATCTCGCGCTCCAGTTGACGGAGGCGCTCGACGCGGTTCTCGGTGGAGGGGTGGGTGCTGGCGATTTTGCCGATGAAGCCGCTGCGGATGGGGATGATGAAGAACGCGTTCATCTCCGACTGCTCGCGCAGGTCCTCCTTCGGAACGTTGTCCATCCGGCCGTCGATGGTCAGCAGCGCGGAGGCGAGTGCCCCGGGCTTGCCGGTGATTGTCGCCCCGCCGCGGTCGGCAGAGTACTCGCGGTAGCGCGAGAGCGCTCGGATGAGCAGGAACGAGACGATCCACACGACGAGCGAGACGAGGATGGCCACGATGATGGGCGCACCCCCCTCGCGGCGGCTGCCGCCGCCGAACCAGAAGCCCCAGCGGACGATCATGAACGCGACCGTCGAGAGGAACGACGCGATGGTCATCACCATCACGTCGCGGTTCTTCACGTGCGCGAGTTCGTGGGCCATCACGCCTTCCAACTCCTCCTGGTCGAGCGTCTGCAGCAGCCCCGTTGTGACGGCGACGGTGGAGCTCTTCTGACTCCGACCGGTCGCGAACGCGTTCGGGACGCGCGACTGCGCGACGGCGACGTCGGGTTTCGGGAGGTCCGCCTGCTGGCAGAGCCGGCCGACCATCGCGTGTAGCTGCGGATACTCGTCCTCGCTGACCTTCTTCGCGCCCATGCTGTACAGTGCGAGCCTGTCGCTGAAGAAGAACTGGGCGAGGAAGAAGATGCCCACGAATATCAGCATGGACGTGTATCCGATTTGAGAGAGTACCCCCACGAAGGCGATGTAGAGGGCGAACAGGAGGAACATCGTGAGCGCCATGCGCCCGCGAAGCCCCCAGTCGGGTTTCCATTCCATACTCAAACATACCGTCTGCGAAGCATAAACCCTGTCGGAAACGGGGGCCAGATAGTGCGATACTCGAAAACCGACGGCGGAAGCCGACGGTTCGTCGGTCGCGGACGACCACAACCACCCATCCGAACCGACTTCGGCAACCCTGACGGGACGGGCGAGGCTACTTGCCGCCGTCGTCCCTTCGAGCGATATGGACACTGTACTCGTCACCGGCGGACTCGGCCGTTCGGGTCGCTGGGTCGTCAACCGACTCGCCGAGGACTACGACGTACTCTGCATTGACCTGTCGCAACCGGGCTTCGAGGTGTCGGAGCGCCCGCGAATCGACTTCCGGGCCGCCGACCTGACCGACCGCGGGGAGACGTTCGACCTCGTCTCCGAGTTCGACCCCGTCGCCGTCGTCCACTGGGCGGCGCTCCCGTCGCCGACGCGCCACGCAGGCGGCCGGGTGTTCGAGACGAACACGATGGCGACGTACAACGTGCTCGTCGCCGCTGCGCGGCGAGGGGCCAACATCGTCTGGGCGTCGAGCGAGAGCGCCTACGGCTTCCCGTTCGCCCGCGAGACGCCGCTACCCGACGAACTTCCCGTCACCGAAGCCCATCCGATGCGACCCGAGGACCCGTACGGCACCTCAAAAGTCGTCGGCGAGGAGATTGCGAAGATGGTCGTCCGTCGCTACGGCGTCTCGGTCGCCTCGGTTCGCCCGTCGTGGATTCAGTACCCTGGCGAGTACAACTGCCGCGACCGAGACGATCTTCGGGAGGACCGACCGCTCTCGGAACTCGACCTCGACGTCGGCGTCGGTAACTTCTGGTCCTACGTCGACGTGCGCGACGTGGCGTCGCTCGTTGCGACGGCGCTCGACACCGAGTTCGACGGCCACGAAGCGTTCCACGCCGTCGCCGCCGAGAACTATCTCGGCGTCGCGACGCTCGACGCGATCGAGGAACAGTTCGGCGCACTCCCCGAGAACACCGACCTCGACGGCGAGGCGTCCGCGCTGTCGACGGCGAAAGCCGACCGCCTGCTCGACTGGCGACCCGCTCACCCGTGGCGCGAGGCGGCCGACGAATCGGTCGCCGAACCTGACCTCCTCGCGGACTGACCCGCGGTGGGTTTTTGCGACCGAGTGGCACACCGTAGCGTATGGTGTTCGACGACAGAACCGACGCGGGCGAGCGATTGGCCGACCTGCTCGAACGACGGGACGTCGAATCCGACCTCGTGCTTGCGATTCCGCGCGGCGGACTCCCGGTCGGCCGCGCCGCCGCCGACCGACTCGCCGTTCCTCTCGACGTCGTCGTCGCGGAGAAACTCGGCGCGCCGGGCAACCCGGAGCTCGCCATCGGAGCCGTCGCGGGCGACGGGAGCGTCTGGTTGAACGACGAGCTGATCGACCACCTCGGCGTGTCGTCGGCGTACGTCGAGAAGGTCCGCGAGAACGAAGCCGAGAACGCCCGCGAGAAGGTCGCGTCCTACCGTGGAGGAAAGCCAGTGCCGGAACTGGAGGACAAACGAGTCGTCCTCGTCGACGACGGCATCGCAACGGGCGCGACGGCCATCGCCTGCCTCCGGCAGATACGAAACGCCGGGACGGCGCACGTCACCCTCGCGGTTCCGGTCGCCCCCGGAGACGCCGAATCACGGCTCGCGGGTGAGTTCGACGCGTTCGTCTGCGTCCAGTCGCCGAGGGAGTTTGGCGCGGTCGGCCAGTACTACCGGTCGTTCGAACAGGTGTCGAACGAGGAGGCGCGGGCGATGCTGGAGTCGTACGAGCCGTGAACGGCGAGCGGATGCGCGTCGAGCGCACCTGAAGACGGGGACTCGGGCGGCGGGACGCGGTAGTCGTCGGTCTTAAACATCCGAGCGGCTTAGCCTGGACAATGAGTCAAACGCGCGAGTTCTGTCCGCGCTGCGGAAACCCGGTCGAGGAGCGGTCCGAACCGCTGCCGGGTGCGCCGCGCGAACGCGACGAGGTGCTCTGCAACGCGTGTTACTTCGAGGATTTCGACCTCGTTGACGCGCCCGACCGGGTGACGGTCCGGGTCTGTGCGAACTGCGGGGCGGTCCACCGCGGCAACCGCTGGGTCGACGTCGGCGCGCGCGACTACACCGACGTCGCCGTCGACGCCGTCAGCGAGTCGCTGGGCGTCCATCTCAAAGCCCGGGACGTGGCGTGGGCCGTCGAACCCGAGCAGGTCGACCAGAACACGATTCGGATGCACTGTCAATTCTCCGGCGTCGTCCGCGGGACGTACGTCGAAGAGGAAGTCGTCGTTCCCGTCTACATCTCGCGGGAGACGTGCCAGCGCTGCGGGCGCATCGCCGGCGGCTACTACGCCAGCGAGATTCAGATCCGCGCCGAGAGCCGCGAACCGACGCCCGACGAGCAGTCGCGGGCGGTCGACATCGCCGAGGAGTTCGTCGCCAAGCGCGAGGAGGCCGGCGACCGAAACGCGTTCATCACCGAGTCGAAAGAGGTCGCCGACGGCACCGACATCAAACTCTCGACGAACCAACTGGGGCAGGCGGTCGCCACGCGCATCACCCGCGAACTCGGCGGCAACGTCGAGAGCTACCCGACGCTCGTCACCGAAGACAGCGACGGCAACGAGGTGTACCGCGTCACCTACGCGGTCCGTCTGCCGCGTTACACGCCCGGGACGGTCATCGACCCCGACGACGAGGAGGGGCCGGTGCTGGTCCGGAGCGTCAAGGGGAACCTGAAGGGGACGCGACTGACGACGGGCGACCGCTACGAGGCGCGCTTCGAGGAGGGTGAGACGCCCGACGCCCGCGAACTCGGCTCGGTCGACGACGCCGAAGAGACGACCGTCGTCGCCGTCGAGGACGACCACGCAGTGCAGGTGCTCGATCCCGAAACGTACCAGTCGAAAACCATCGCGCGACCGTCGTACTTCGACCCCGACGCCGACACGGTGTCGGTGCTGAAGAGTCGGGCGGGACTGCACATCCTCCCCGAGGACGCCGTCGGCGACAAATGACGGGCGGAGCGGAGAGCGAGTAAAAGCGGTAGAGTCGGGAACTCCCGTCGCTACGCGAGAGTAGAGTCGCATCGCTGCGCGAGGTTCATCGGACGAAGTCAGGAGTAAAAACGCT contains the following coding sequences:
- a CDS encoding rubrerythrin-like domain-containing protein encodes the protein MAQHPTQTYECADCGRRLRTNAPPGHCSTCGGEMLNLSITRNS
- a CDS encoding phosphoribosyltransferase yields the protein MFDDRTDAGERLADLLERRDVESDLVLAIPRGGLPVGRAAADRLAVPLDVVVAEKLGAPGNPELAIGAVAGDGSVWLNDELIDHLGVSSAYVEKVRENEAENAREKVASYRGGKPVPELEDKRVVLVDDGIATGATAIACLRQIRNAGTAHVTLAVPVAPGDAESRLAGEFDAFVCVQSPREFGAVGQYYRSFEQVSNEEARAMLESYEP
- a CDS encoding NAD-dependent epimerase/dehydratase family protein, coding for MDTVLVTGGLGRSGRWVVNRLAEDYDVLCIDLSQPGFEVSERPRIDFRAADLTDRGETFDLVSEFDPVAVVHWAALPSPTRHAGGRVFETNTMATYNVLVAAARRGANIVWASSESAYGFPFARETPLPDELPVTEAHPMRPEDPYGTSKVVGEEIAKMVVRRYGVSVASVRPSWIQYPGEYNCRDRDDLREDRPLSELDLDVGVGNFWSYVDVRDVASLVATALDTEFDGHEAFHAVAAENYLGVATLDAIEEQFGALPENTDLDGEASALSTAKADRLLDWRPAHPWREAADESVAEPDLLAD
- a CDS encoding 60S ribosomal export protein NMD3 → MSQTREFCPRCGNPVEERSEPLPGAPRERDEVLCNACYFEDFDLVDAPDRVTVRVCANCGAVHRGNRWVDVGARDYTDVAVDAVSESLGVHLKARDVAWAVEPEQVDQNTIRMHCQFSGVVRGTYVEEEVVVPVYISRETCQRCGRIAGGYYASEIQIRAESREPTPDEQSRAVDIAEEFVAKREEAGDRNAFITESKEVADGTDIKLSTNQLGQAVATRITRELGGNVESYPTLVTEDSDGNEVYRVTYAVRLPRYTPGTVIDPDDEEGPVLVRSVKGNLKGTRLTTGDRYEARFEEGETPDARELGSVDDAEETTVVAVEDDHAVQVLDPETYQSKTIARPSYFDPDADTVSVLKSRAGLHILPEDAVGDK
- the htpX gene encoding zinc metalloprotease HtpX, with the translated sequence MEWKPDWGLRGRMALTMFLLFALYIAFVGVLSQIGYTSMLIFVGIFFLAQFFFSDRLALYSMGAKKVSEDEYPQLHAMVGRLCQQADLPKPDVAVAQSRVPNAFATGRSQKSSTVAVTTGLLQTLDQEELEGVMAHELAHVKNRDVMVMTIASFLSTVAFMIVRWGFWFGGGSRREGGAPIIVAILVSLVVWIVSFLLIRALSRYREYSADRGGATITGKPGALASALLTIDGRMDNVPKEDLREQSEMNAFFIIPIRSGFIGKIASTHPSTENRVERLRQLEREMEGF
- the thrC gene encoding threonine synthase — protein: MTERTCYACGATADAPATHCDCGEPLWLDSDPLDFDWNAVVDDPGMWRYAELLPFESPGGVADAAGGTPLLRLPRLDEFAGVRLHLKDEGSNPTGSFKDRGSALGVAAALESGADTVGTVSHGNMAMSTAANAASAGLDCVVLVPDDIPESRIALISQYGPTLLRVRGNYAELYDRSLELGAELGIPFYNSDVPLRVEGQKTTALELCEAFAPEVPDAIVLPVSSGGHASGVWKALRELEAVGAIDRVPRLYFAQAAACAPIAEAFAAGDEGVSPVEGGETVAYSIANADPPSGTRALTAARETSGGVVAVSDDEIRAARRAIAESGGLSVESASATSLAAIRRLAADGELDADDDVVAVATGRGISESPPASEKASVDRVGIDELGERLAAR
- the sufU gene encoding Fe-S cluster assembly sulfur transfer protein SufU yields the protein MGMGSDMYRQQILDHYKNPRNYGEMEDPTFSHVGENPSCGDTIKVDVRLEDDGETIEYVSFTGDGCAISQASASLLSEKLQGRTLDELAAMDTDDVTEMLGVDISPMRIKCAVLARQVAQDGAKLHEGELDDLDRTVTEE
- the radA gene encoding DNA repair and recombination protein RadA, whose product is MADDDLENLPGVGPATADKLMEAGYRTYESIAVASPSDLGSKADIGESTANDVVLAARDAADIGGFETGSTVLERRQTIGKLSWQIPEADDLLGGGLETQSITEVYGEFGAGKSQITHQMAVNVQLPKEQGGLRGSCIFVDSEDTFRPERIDDMVRGLDDDVLQATMDDREIEGTPADDDAMEELIDDFLDKIHVAKAFNSNHQMLLAEKAEELASEHTDTEWPVRLLCVDSLTAHFRAEYVGRGNLADRQQKLNRHLHDIDRVGNLHNCVIIVTNQVSANPDAFFGDPTQPIGGNILGHKSTFRMYLRKSKGDKRIVRLVDAPNLPDGEAVMRVKNEGLKPE
- the pspAB gene encoding PspA-associated protein PspAB encodes the protein MGLFDSIRSVLGLRAEADATRAADPEDLFGMSTAYLTMEADLGYDHVGAAALCFSSVDSTDFAETLDEVEAILHAGSEETGTTFRRHEDSHGYQWVVLEDNDPEDLVTSIHFAADEFIERGYGSRLLAAVFGFEKPDENVHAYWIYSFRRGAYYPFAPQTGHERNQRVEFKLQSVLDGELGIEDDERYWYPLWPDSRGGHPWD